Genomic segment of Falco peregrinus isolate bFalPer1 chromosome 5, bFalPer1.pri, whole genome shotgun sequence:
CCCATAGGGTTGAGGGGCGTCCATGGGGTCTCTAAATGGCTATGGGGTccccagagggctggggggtgccCATGGGGTCCCTATAGGGTGTTCACAAGGCAGGGGGGCGCGCAAGGCTCGGGGGCTCCCAGGTCCCCCatcccgggccgggccggggcgggccctGCTGAGCTTCCTGCCGCGTGCGGGCGCCGCGGCAGCTCCCGCCCCGCGCAGCcgcgcggccccggcggcgccgCTCCTGGTTGGCCGCCGGcaggccgcggggcggggggagggcggCGCTCTAGGCGGCCGCCGCGCTCTCTCTGGCCCTGGCGGACCGCGAAGATGGCGGCGCCCATGGAGGTGGCGCTGGTGTCGGACGCCGCCGGGCCGCTCTGCAACTGCTCTGTCTGGGAGCTGCACTCGGGCTCCGCTCTGCCCGGCTACCGCGGCGGCAACAGTGGGCCGCGAGGGCTGGCGCTGCTGGGCGGCGAGCACCTGCTGGGGGCCCAGCTCGGCAAGAGCTACATCAACGTCTGGGAGCTCCAGAGGAAGGTaccggcgcggcgggcgggcccgggAGGCCGCGGCTCGGGGGGCGGCACCGCGCCCCGCGGAGGGGCCCCTCGTCCCTCTGGGGATGCGCCAGGGCCCCCTCTCGGGAGACTCCCCGTCTCTGTGGTGAGGGCCCCTCTCTCCGTAGGGACCCCCCCCCTCGGCCCCTCTCTCCGTAGGGACCACCCCCCCCCCGTGGCCCCTTTGTCCGTAGAGACCCCCACCTCTATGGTCAGACCCCTAGGCCTCCCCTCCCTCCGTAACGACCCCCATCACCACAGGCAGATGCTTGACATCCTTCTCTCTGCAGGGAGTCCCCAGTGATGCCCCTGAACCCCCCATCTCTGGAGGGATctgcccgcagccccctccccaccttgcCCCCAATCCCTGGGGGTCATGGATCCCACAATGCTGGCTCCCTTCCTGAGGGTCCTGGCCGATCACATGGAAACATCCAGGAAGAGTCTTCTCTGCGGGGGGAATCGGCTGTTGGGCTCCTCTCTGGGCCGGTGTCTCCCCAGCTCCCCTTCCCGAGGCTGGAAAGGAGCGTCACggctcccagggctgcccagaCAGGTGACTGTCCCCATCGAGGGAGAGCCCGGGAGGTTGTGGGCATCCTGTGGTGGGGACCTGCCTCACCTGAAGCCTCCCATcgcctctgctctctgcaccTTCCAGCCAAAAAATGGAAGGCTAAATGCAGCCGGACAAACCTCACCTGTCCCTACAGAGCTGtactcctccttcctcctgctaGCTGCGCCCCGCTTGTGTTTAAACTGGGGTAGGGCAGTAGCAAATACAGCTGTAATCTTGCCATTCCCTGTTTTTCCCCTCAGTgttgctgcagagagcagcccgTCAGTTTTGGCACACGCAGCCCCTTCGCTGCCACAGCTTGGGGTCTGCTTTTTCCACTTCCCCCAAGCTGAGAGGAGCTGCTCTCAGACCTGCTGCATGTTCTCCCAGGCTGGGAGCTCCTGTCGTcgtcttttttattttttgttactgttatttAGTTGTAACCTTCTGAGCCTGTTGTCTGCTGAATCTCTGGGGTTCCTTAGCTGTGGAGTGTAACTGCATCCAGACCCCTTGCCTTTCAGTACCCCTCCTGCTGCGTGTTGCTGGAGCTTTGTGCTTGGAGGAGGGTGGAGGGGAATTTACCTTTTCCCTGGGGGGCTCAACATGAAACAACtgcaacaaaaccaggaaaatgcAGAGCAATTCGATGCGATTCGCACGTGTGGACAGTGTTCTCCATTTTCCTCTTGGGCATTGAGTCTCCAAACCGCGGCGGTGCTGATGTGGGTTGAGGACACGGCTcaaacacaggcagctgcagcgcATCAGACACTGCCTGAGCTGCCTCTTCTACCACGGGCCAATCTTAACTGAACCAAGGTCTTGTTTGTCTCTCCCTCCCGTACTCCGGCCCGTACTGAATGGCCACTGTGTTCTTTCTGCCCCCAGGACCAGCTCCAGCAGAAGATCATATGCCCTGGCCCAGTGACCTGCCTGACGGCTTCTCCCAATGGGCTCTACATCTTGGCGGGGGTTGCTGAGAGCATCTACCTGTGGGAGGTGAGGGGGCTGCCGGCTGGCATGGGCGATGGGGATGTGCAGATTCGCATCCCACACAACACAGCAAGTGCCTCTGTCCTCTCAGGTGCCAGTAAATCCACGTTATCCGGCCTCCACAGTGGAGCGAAGGCTTCTCTGTGTCACATACCTTACAGCTGTCCTGGAGTCCACATTGCCTTGAGGGGTTGGGGCCAGCTGCTCGGTAGCCTCTGTGGGTGTGCAGACTGTGGGGCAGCTTGTCaagcaggaggggaagaaatTGTGGTGggaggtgctgggtgctgctgagtctgttctttccttctctttccaagCTGCTACAGATGCCTCGGGGGTCAGGTGTTGCTCCCTCAGAGCAAAAACACAGGACCTAGTTTTCCTGTAGCACTTCTTCCACATTTTAGCCTAATATTTGTGTGTGACTTGTGATCTGGATGTCTGCAGAGACTGTCGTGCTCTGGTCATCGtccttctatttttaattaattgtgtATTCACGTGGGGATTACACTGCATCTAAGCACTTCaagcaaataaaagaacaagCTTGTTCTGAGCCCTGGGATTAAACACCGAGATGCCTAACCTGGAAAGCTCTCCGTGCTGGGGGATGTTCCTGAGCCTTGTTATGTGGGCGGCTCTATCTTAATTcatcaggtttttcttttaaaaacgTGCTTGTGACactgttgggggaaaaaaaagccctcacAAGGAAGGCTGGGCTGAGACTGCAGCAAGTGGGAGTTACTGACTCGTGATGCTCTGAGCTCGTCCCTGCTCTGCTTCATCTGCAGAATGTGGCCCTTTCTGTCTGTCCCCAGCTACCTGTGAAAACGTTTCTGAGCGTCTGCCTGGAGTGAGTGACGGCACTGTCCTTCTGGCAGAGGGAGCAGGCTCGCTGGGGGGGGCTGCGTGGAAACGACCGTGAAGCTGGAGCTGGGCCCAGGAGCCCTAGTTTTGTGCCTTCTCTGTTGAAACCACTTGTTCTCCTCTGAAttgcagtttggttttatttttcaggtgtAACTCAGAAAACAAGAGGGAGTTGATTCTGTTCTTTTAATATGGGCTTCCCTCGCTGCCTCCTTAGTTCCCTCCCCATCTGCAGCGTTGCCTTTTAACAAGAAAACCTTTAGGTTTAGGGAACTCCTTGTCCACCCTAAAGCCTTTGTTGGCCCGAGGCCACGCAGCCGTGCTGAGGTGCAACAACCCCTGGGGTGGCACGCAGCCTCCTGTGGCTTTCGTAACTTCTGCAGCCATCTCGTTAGCTGTTGTGGGAGGTTGGAAGAAGCCATCAAAGTCATATTAACGGTAAATAGGAAATCTTTACTGCGCTTTTGTGTGTTGACTGGAGAAGTGGCGCTGGCGTCACTAGGTTCCAGGTGGGCAGGACCTCTTCAAACTGTCTTCTGCTGTATTTACCTTCGGTCCTAAGCATACGTGGTTGTACTGGGTGCACCTTGGTTGTGTCATTTGCTGTCAATGAGGTGCTGAGGGGCTCGCGTTGGTGATGCAGCCTTCCCTTTTCACTCTGCTTTCTGCCTCCGCTCACCACCCTGCTCTGTACGGCACCGCAGTGCAGGGATTCTCCACTCTGCTCGCGCCTGGCACAGCAACGcccagctggggacagagctgcaggtgctgctgcaccCACAACCGATgagggcaggctgctggcttATTCTGGGGCAGCTCAGGGCTTCTTTCTTTAATATTCTCCCACCCTTTCCCTTGCTCCAGGTCTCCAACGGGAACCTCCTAGCCATCCTGAACCGACACTACCAGGACCTCACATGCCTCTGCTTTACTGATGACAGCAGCCACTTTCTCTCAGGGGCGAAGGACTGCCTGGCTCTGGTGTGGAACCTTTACAGGTAACGGTGGATGGTGGGGAGGTCTGGGCCCATTTGTACAGGGGACAGGGAGCATCTGGGTGAGGAATATTAGAACAAGAGATCAGCCACCGTTTCCTGGAGGCGGAATCAGCTCTAACTAAGCCTGCGCATCTAAGCTGCTCATAAAGCTTGCTGGTGATGATGAGTCTGTGCCCTCCTTAGGTGGCTGTTCCACTGCTGTCATCCTCGCTGCTGGAGAGGTTTTTCCTGGTGTCTCATCTGAGTTTCCTAATCTGTGGCATATGGCTCTGACTTCTTTTCCCTGCTTGACACAGAGTAGATTGCGCCCTTTCCCTGCTAATGGCAGCTGAGGTCTCTGTCCCCTCTGGGATGGGGAGCTCAGCAGTGGCCCTCGTCCTCGGTATCGCGTGTACTGTGGTTGCTGATGGCTTCTCTGTCCTGCTTGGTCCTTGCAGCCAGGAGAGCCATcccagagggagcagagcctTGGCCCGCTCTCCTCACAGCCGCTTGCTTTGCTCTGGCATCCCCAGTGTTGCTCTTGCTAATGTGCTGTGCCAATCCGTGTCTCTGTTCTCCCCTACagtgtgctgcaggcagagccctcCCAGATCCCCGACCCTCGCCACGTGTGGTCCCGACACAGCCTCCCCATCACGGACTTGTGCTGTGGCTTTGGAGGGCCCTTGGCACGAGCTGCCACAGCCTCCCTTGACCAGACAGCAAAGGTAAGGCTCAGCTCCATCCCACCAAACAGGACTCCCAGCGGTGCACAGGCCCCACAGGGTTAAAAAAGAgtttctgctgggctgcagcaaagctgtCAGAGGGTTGCAGTGACTGAATTTCTTGGCTGTCTCTGTGATGACTCAGAGCTGCCAGACCTAATGGGCTTTGCCTCTCCAAACACCAGCAGTTTCTCTGCACCTGCCCTCGGGCTGAGCCTCTGCATGCTTTGCAGTCCCTCTGCTCCTGGGAAATGTTGGGGTCAGCTCCTCTCATTCCCCTCGATGATGTCCTTTAGCCTCGaagggaagggagcagagcGGCCTGGAGCACGAAGCCAGGAGcccacagcctgctgctggggccctgcagggagggggctgccctgTGGGGCAGGACAGGCATGGGGTGGGAGGGTTAAGGGGCATTTTGGAGCTGCCAGGGAAACTTGTCTCACAGTCACCAAGAGGCTGGTCCTGGGTTCTGTTTCTCCATCCACAGCAAGGAGAGGCTGCTGGTTCATGCTGCCAGCTTGTCACTGCAAGCACACGAGCAGCAGCATGTCCTTCCAATCCTGCCATTAATGTCTAAGTCCCTAATTCTCCTGTACCCTCACTCCAGCTCTGGGAAATCTCATCCGGGGAGCTCCTGCTTTCTGTCCTCTTCGATGTGGGGATCATGGCTGTGACTCTTGACCTCTCAGAGTATCACATGTTCTGCGGCGGCATGGACGGATCCATCTTCCAGGTTGACCTCTGTGCCTGGGTGAGTGCGTGGGGCTGCAGATCTGCTTGGTGCTGCTCTTGATGTGGCACCCTGAGCCACTGTCACCTCCCCGCCTATGTGACTGGTGTGACCTGCCAGGACATGGGGGGGCCTGGGTTTCCCTGtacctcctctgccccctccaGACACAGTGATGAACCTGCTGGCTTTGGTCTTCCTGAATTTTAACCGCTcactcccttccttccttccttcatttcTGCAGCCGGTCCAGAGAGACCGGACCTTCCAGACAGAGCGGGAGAACGGGAAGGTCTTCAAAGGACACAGGTGAGGGACCAAACATACCTGCCAAACACTTCATTGCCCCCGTctgcccacccccaccagcTTCTGTCAGTTCTTGGGTCATCCTGAGTTTAAACATCCTCTTCCCCATTCCAGGAACCAGGTGACgtgtctgtctgtctccacGGATGGCAGCCTGCTGCTTTCCGGCTCACACGATGAAACAGTCCGGCTGTGGGACATCCAGAGCAAGCAGTGCCTGAAGACGATGAATCACAAAGGTAGGCATGCCTTTATCTCTGGGATCCTTTCCTCCTCAATTGCCAAAGGCCACTGCTGTCTCACTTCTGCTGTTCTGATACTGCCCTGGGCACTTCAGGCATTTCTCTGCTACTTGCTTCACACCTCCAGGAGGGGTAGAGGCATCAGAGGGACGCCTCAGCTGCCTGGAGTGATGTTTTGACCTTGTCCATGTCTGTTAACAACCCCCTGTGCACTGTCAGGCAGTGAGTCATAGATTTCACCCTGTCAGTGAGGACATCCAGGATcttcctccttgttttccaAAGGGAGCAGTTGCCCCACATGCACCCCAgtgcctggggaggctgtgaGAAGAGGAGCGTGGAGCAGAGACTGTCTCTGTGACCCCGGCAACGAGCACCCGTGAGCTCATTAGGCCTGAAGTGAATCCGATATAGGCAGTCGTCTGGGATTTCAGTCTAATGGCTCCGATAAAGCGTGCAAACAAACCTTTACAGGCTCGGATCAGCAATTAGGTGCCTCAGAGCAATGGATGATTTAGCCCTCCTGTTGTGTTTGAGCTGCTGCTAGCTGGGGATTTCTTACATGACTGTGGCAGTCTTCAGTCTCTTAACCCCGCTCTCGCTGGTGGGGCTGGCGGCGCTGCTCTGCGGGTGCTGCTAAACCCTCCCAGAAGGTGACGGTGGTGAAAGTCAGACCCTGTTCCTCTGTGCTTCTGAACAGAGGTGGGCAAGCTGCTGCCTCAGCGTCAGGGCAGTCGCTGAaagccaggctgcctgcagacccttcttccttcccttttgctgCCAAGGACCGTTTCTAATGGGGACCTACTGCAGCGCCCATCCAGCCTTGCTCCACTAGCATTAGAAGGGTGAAAGCAGATAAAATCTGAGCTGTGTGAgtcactggggtgggggggcaagCTTTCGCTGCAAGCCAGGCATTAAAACCCTCCTCCTTGAGGCTGCAGGGGAGTGCAGATGGACCCAGGCTCTTCCATGAGGGGCTGGACCAGGCTGACCGTGCCACTGGGTGCTGGGGCCATCGGGTGTGGGTGCTTTGGCTGGCTTGCTTCTTCCTGCAAGGCGGGATTTGGCTTCCCTGGCAGCCctagcactgctgctgtgcccttAGTCTGAGcctgggagcagggtgggagctGTACTGTGGATCGGGAGCTGCCATCCAGGGGAGCCCACCACCAGAGAGCCGCACGTAGGTGGAGGGTCCCCCCACAGAGTGCAGGCTTCCTGCGTCGGGAGCTCTGCGGCCCTTCTGCCCCAGTGCTGCCTCTCCTCGGCTTAGTGGGGCAGCGAGTTCCCTG
This window contains:
- the WDR18 gene encoding WD repeat-containing protein 18 is translated as MAAPMEVALVSDAAGPLCNCSVWELHSGSALPGYRGGNSGPRGLALLGGEHLLGAQLGKSYINVWELQRKDQLQQKIICPGPVTCLTASPNGLYILAGVAESIYLWEVSNGNLLAILNRHYQDLTCLCFTDDSSHFLSGAKDCLALVWNLYSVLQAEPSQIPDPRHVWSRHSLPITDLCCGFGGPLARAATASLDQTAKLWEISSGELLLSVLFDVGIMAVTLDLSEYHMFCGGMDGSIFQVDLCAWPVQRDRTFQTERENGKVFKGHRNQVTCLSVSTDGSLLLSGSHDETVRLWDIQSKQCLKTMNHKGPVTNAFIVLAPANMFNPDGKPSVPLPKFSKHLHGTESNDEQGSEGVTLRLGLHQQESGESYLEKAEKMYAQMYSTREKNLVGDQEHLTIQVSELEEEVSTLRKINKNLFDFSARIITKPAK